One region of Mycolicibacterium rhodesiae NBB3 genomic DNA includes:
- a CDS encoding non-ribosomal peptide synthetase has protein sequence MGVAGKPDRTVRDEVAELLGVTPDAVDPDADLIASGLDSIRMMSLSGRWRKQGIDVNFAALAETPTVAAWSALVAERSGAGEPAQPVDHDGEPDAEDPFPLTQMQHAMWLGRNDDQQLGGVGAHLYVEFDGADVDPTCLRDAATKLVVRHPMLRVEILPDGTQRIGDRGLPVTVYDLRDLDAEAVERRLGEIRDEKSHQILDGDALQLSLSLRPDGRTRLHVDMDMNAADALSYRNLMADLEVFYRGDELPELRYTYRQYRAAMAAADPGPLDADRQWWAERIPDLPESPALPLVPLAEQANPRRSIRLWHIFDVQTRDALFAAAHRRGFTPAMAVAASYSNALAKWSSGSRFLLNLPMFGREQFHPDVEKLVGCFTSSLMLDVDLTRSTTAAERTSAVQQTLHETARHSSYSGLSVLRDLGRHRGTQPLAPIVYTSALGLGDLFAGEVTDQFGAPVWTISQGPQVLIDAQATPLAEGLMINWDVRVEAFRPGVANAMFAYHVAELSRLATDDAAWDAPDPPAVPESQRAVRAAVNGVTAPPSGDALHDGFFRNADATPDAVAVFSRDGDLTYGELRTRSLAVAKALRDNGVRHGDAVALIGPKCTDQIPALLGILAAGAAYLPIGADHPAERAATILESSDVAAVLLCGEAAPVTAAVPVMTVAQASRGETAREPETAEPSALAYVLFTSGSTGVPKGVELTHHAVMNTVEFVSRRFELGPTDRTLAVSTLECDHSVVDVFAILRAGGAVVVVDEECRRDPDSWADLIDRHSVSMLNFMPGWMEMLLPVGGSRLSGLRVVLLGGDWVRPELIRGLRACAPDVRAHGLGGATELAIHAAICDVDEPEPHWTAVPYGTPLTNNACRVVAADGSDCPDWVPGELWVSGRGIARGYRGRPDLTAAKFVEHDGRTWYRTGDLVRYWPDGILEFVGRIDHRIKISGYRVELGEVEAALKRVGGVDAAVAGVVPGERDLLGALVCVEDPAVDAAAITAALTELVPAHVIPKVIVVTDQLPFTIGGKLDRKAAARRLAEADVPAADAYRAPGTPLETALVSIVSEVLGETAEHIGVDDDFFSLGGDSVLATQVVASVRDWLDTPTVRVTDMFAARCVSALAARLVAREPDDDRLNMVAEVYLEVAGMDSAEVMSELAGG, from the coding sequence GTGGGCGTTGCAGGTAAGCCGGATCGCACCGTCCGTGACGAGGTCGCCGAACTTCTCGGCGTGACCCCCGACGCCGTCGATCCCGACGCCGACCTGATCGCCTCGGGACTCGATTCGATCCGAATGATGTCGCTTTCCGGGCGGTGGCGGAAGCAGGGGATCGACGTCAACTTCGCCGCCCTTGCGGAGACCCCGACGGTGGCCGCATGGTCGGCGCTGGTGGCGGAGCGTTCCGGTGCCGGCGAACCGGCACAGCCCGTCGACCACGACGGCGAACCGGACGCGGAGGACCCCTTCCCGCTGACGCAGATGCAGCACGCGATGTGGCTGGGCCGCAACGACGACCAACAACTCGGGGGTGTCGGTGCCCACCTCTACGTGGAGTTCGACGGCGCCGACGTGGACCCGACCTGTCTGCGCGACGCTGCCACGAAACTCGTTGTGCGCCATCCGATGTTGCGCGTGGAGATCCTTCCCGATGGAACCCAGCGGATCGGCGACCGTGGGCTGCCCGTCACGGTCTACGACCTCCGTGACCTGGACGCCGAAGCGGTCGAGCGGCGATTGGGAGAGATTCGCGACGAGAAGTCGCATCAGATTCTCGACGGGGATGCCCTTCAACTGAGCCTGTCACTGCGCCCCGACGGGCGGACGCGGCTGCACGTCGACATGGACATGAACGCTGCCGACGCGTTGAGCTATCGCAACCTCATGGCCGACCTTGAAGTGTTCTATCGCGGCGACGAACTTCCCGAACTGCGCTACACCTATCGCCAGTACCGGGCCGCAATGGCCGCCGCCGATCCGGGACCGTTGGATGCGGACAGGCAGTGGTGGGCCGAACGGATTCCTGACCTACCGGAATCGCCTGCGCTGCCGCTGGTTCCGCTCGCCGAACAAGCCAACCCGCGGCGTAGTATCCGCCTCTGGCACATCTTCGATGTCCAGACCCGCGATGCGCTATTCGCGGCCGCGCACCGCCGTGGGTTCACCCCCGCGATGGCCGTCGCCGCGTCGTATTCGAATGCGCTGGCCAAATGGTCGAGCGGTTCCCGCTTCCTGCTCAATCTGCCGATGTTCGGCCGCGAACAGTTCCATCCCGACGTCGAGAAATTGGTCGGCTGCTTCACCTCGTCGTTGATGCTCGACGTCGACCTGACGAGGTCCACAACCGCCGCCGAGCGGACGAGTGCGGTGCAGCAGACGCTGCACGAGACCGCCCGGCATTCAAGCTATTCGGGCCTGTCGGTGCTGCGTGACCTTGGACGGCACCGGGGGACTCAGCCACTCGCGCCGATCGTGTACACCAGCGCGCTCGGGCTGGGCGACCTGTTCGCGGGTGAGGTGACCGATCAGTTCGGCGCGCCGGTGTGGACGATTTCCCAGGGGCCACAGGTGCTGATCGACGCGCAAGCCACGCCGCTGGCCGAGGGTCTGATGATCAACTGGGACGTCCGTGTCGAGGCGTTCCGACCCGGTGTCGCCAACGCGATGTTCGCCTACCACGTCGCCGAGCTGTCCCGGCTCGCCACCGACGACGCGGCGTGGGACGCGCCGGATCCGCCGGCGGTGCCGGAGTCGCAGCGTGCCGTCCGCGCCGCCGTCAACGGCGTTACCGCGCCACCCAGCGGCGACGCATTGCACGACGGATTCTTTCGCAATGCGGATGCAACGCCCGACGCGGTTGCGGTCTTCAGCCGCGACGGCGACCTGACTTACGGCGAACTGCGCACCCGATCGCTGGCGGTGGCGAAAGCGTTGCGCGATAACGGTGTTCGTCATGGCGATGCGGTCGCGCTGATCGGACCGAAGTGCACGGATCAGATTCCAGCGCTGCTCGGTATCCTCGCCGCGGGCGCCGCCTACCTGCCGATCGGCGCCGATCACCCGGCAGAACGGGCCGCCACCATCCTCGAATCAAGCGACGTGGCAGCGGTGCTGCTGTGCGGTGAGGCCGCGCCGGTCACGGCGGCGGTACCGGTGATGACGGTCGCCCAGGCGAGCCGAGGTGAGACTGCACGTGAGCCGGAAACGGCGGAGCCGTCCGCGTTGGCTTACGTATTGTTCACGTCGGGTTCGACCGGTGTGCCCAAGGGTGTGGAGCTGACCCACCACGCGGTGATGAACACCGTGGAGTTCGTCAGCCGTCGTTTCGAGCTCGGGCCGACCGATCGCACGCTGGCGGTCTCCACCCTGGAATGCGATCACTCGGTGGTGGACGTCTTCGCGATCCTGCGCGCGGGCGGCGCCGTCGTCGTCGTGGACGAGGAGTGCCGGCGCGACCCCGATTCATGGGCAGACCTGATCGACCGGCACTCCGTGTCGATGCTGAACTTCATGCCGGGCTGGATGGAGATGCTGTTGCCGGTCGGTGGTTCGCGCCTGTCGGGGCTGCGCGTCGTGCTTCTCGGCGGCGACTGGGTGCGGCCCGAACTCATCCGGGGGCTTCGCGCGTGCGCACCGGACGTGCGCGCGCACGGCCTCGGTGGCGCAACCGAACTCGCCATCCATGCGGCCATCTGCGACGTCGACGAACCGGAGCCGCACTGGACCGCGGTGCCATACGGGACGCCGCTCACCAACAACGCCTGCCGCGTGGTCGCCGCCGACGGGTCGGACTGCCCGGACTGGGTGCCCGGGGAACTGTGGGTCTCCGGACGCGGTATCGCACGCGGCTATCGCGGGCGGCCGGACCTGACCGCGGCGAAGTTCGTCGAACACGACGGCCGAACCTGGTACCGCACGGGTGATCTCGTTCGCTACTGGCCGGACGGGATACTGGAATTCGTCGGCCGCATCGACCACCGGATCAAGATAAGCGGATACCGGGTGGAACTCGGGGAAGTCGAGGCGGCGCTGAAGCGGGTCGGCGGTGTCGATGCCGCGGTGGCCGGAGTGGTTCCCGGCGAGCGTGATCTGCTCGGGGCGCTGGTGTGCGTCGAGGACCCCGCCGTCGACGCGGCCGCCATCACGGCCGCACTGACCGAACTTGTTCCCGCACATGTGATTCCGAAGGTCATCGTCGTGACCGATCAGCTTCCGTTCACGATCGGCGGCAAGTTGGACCGCAAGGCCGCCGCGCGTCGGCTGGCCGAGGCCGACGTACCCGCCGCCGACGCGTATCGGGCACCGGGCACCCCCCTGGAAACGGCACTCGTCTCGATCGTGAGCGAGGTGCTCGGCGAGACCGCCGAGCACATCGGGGTCGACGACGACTTCTTTTCCCTCGGTGGCGATTCCGTACTCGCGACGCAGGTCGTCGCCAGCGTCCGGGACTGGCTGGATACGCCGACGGTGAGGGTCACCGACATGTTCGCGGCGCGCTGCGTCTCCGCCCTGGCTGCCAGGCTCGTCGCCCGCGAACCCGACGACGACAGGCTCAACATGGTCGCCGAGGTGTACCTGGAGGTCGCCGGGATGGACAGTGCGGAAGTGATGTCGGAGCTGGCAGGGGGTTAG